A single region of the Erwinia sp. genome encodes:
- a CDS encoding hypothetical protein (ID:LKCDNKCA_00125;~source:Prodigal:2.6), with protein MIKYKFTFSIMIVVLIIFLLTRLSDFDLSGDGPQHTVSFKHNNDVLVGTLILPPNKVSPPFVLLVHGDGPQDRWSEGGYIPLVKFLVSQGIAVFSWDKPGVGDSTGNWLAQTMSDRAEEAVLALKKLREQPELKKSCGGYLGFSQAGWVVPQASQLTTTEFTVLIGAAINWRDQSIYYTGQRLKFEGRSLNDIQDAKKNEAVVFDRQFTEAAAVLPCTSHVRARTSNAGIPWLTRRKIFPAHILRY; from the coding sequence ATGATTAAGTATAAATTTACATTTTCAATTATGATTGTCGTTCTCATTATTTTTTTACTTACCCGATTATCAGATTTCGATCTTTCAGGGGACGGGCCACAACATACCGTATCTTTTAAGCATAATAACGATGTTCTGGTGGGGACATTGATTCTGCCTCCCAATAAGGTATCTCCTCCATTTGTGCTTTTAGTTCATGGAGACGGACCTCAGGACCGCTGGTCAGAAGGTGGATATATTCCATTGGTTAAATTCCTTGTCTCGCAGGGAATTGCTGTTTTTTCATGGGATAAACCTGGTGTGGGTGATAGTACAGGTAACTGGCTGGCACAGACAATGTCAGATCGCGCAGAGGAGGCGGTTTTGGCGTTAAAAAAACTGAGAGAACAGCCAGAGCTGAAAAAAAGTTGCGGTGGTTATCTTGGCTTCTCGCAGGCAGGTTGGGTTGTACCGCAGGCAAGCCAACTGACAACAACTGAATTTACTGTACTGATAGGTGCAGCGATAAACTGGCGGGATCAGAGCATATACTATACAGGACAACGACTTAAATTCGAAGGTCGCTCCCTGAATGATATTCAGGATGCTAAAAAAAATGAAGCAGTGGTTTTTGACCGTCAGTTTACAGAAGCAGCAGCTGTTCTTCCCTGCACTTCCCATGTACGCGCCAGGACTTCGAACGCAGGAATTCCCTGGCTGACGCGACGAAAGATATTTCCGGCACACATACTCCGGTATTAA
- the virC1 gene encoding Protein virC1 (ID:LKCDNKCA_00119;~source:Prodigal:2.6) — translation MKVISFLNPKGGSGKTTGTINVSTCIAKNNRVAVVDTDPQQSLANWNKAEKANFDVFTAASEKDVYTIRKELADYDYVIIDGAGALSVITAAAVMVSDLVIIPVTPSPLDFSACGAVISVLEAQAYNRPVESRFLITRKIEQATMLAVLRESIATTGIPALKTAITQRQSYVKSVLDGETVFDTNDGAAKGEIEVLAAEILKIVAQPQLYS, via the coding sequence ATGAAAGTGATTTCGTTCCTGAATCCCAAAGGCGGTAGCGGTAAAACAACCGGCACTATTAATGTAAGTACCTGCATAGCGAAAAATAATCGCGTAGCTGTCGTTGACACTGATCCACAGCAAAGCCTGGCAAACTGGAATAAAGCCGAGAAAGCCAATTTTGATGTTTTCACCGCCGCCTCAGAAAAAGACGTATACACAATAAGAAAAGAACTGGCTGATTATGATTACGTCATCATCGATGGGGCAGGGGCGCTTTCAGTTATTACCGCAGCGGCTGTAATGGTGAGTGATCTGGTTATTATCCCAGTTACACCGTCACCTTTAGATTTCTCTGCATGTGGTGCGGTAATCAGCGTTCTGGAAGCTCAGGCTTATAACCGTCCTGTTGAATCCCGCTTTCTTATCACACGCAAAATAGAACAAGCAACAATGTTGGCTGTACTACGAGAAAGCATTGCAACCACAGGCATTCCAGCCCTTAAAACAGCGATCACCCAGCGGCAGAGCTACGTTAAGTCTGTACTGGATGGTGAAACTGTTTTCGACACCAACGATGGTGCAGCGAAAGGCGAAATTGAAGTTCTGGCCGCTGAAATTCTTAAAATTGTTGCGCAACCGCAACTTTACTCATAA
- a CDS encoding hypothetical protein (ID:LKCDNKCA_00123;~source:Prodigal:2.6) produces the protein MPDTGFPHFQSDTDTVIPVSVVRGIPPGQYRAALHLFWNDFSRKLRFTLGTEKKTLRFLECCIDPKQTVYAIDSAGQIAGFAAIKSSHGSFINPTLATFFNEYGMPVGFVRALIMNQLDYKPAVNELMIESLCVNECYRGMGIGQTLLSHIKYLAVLQDKNLILDVIAENNGARRLYERTGFYEIGRKKNFFFPPLFGFRDVIRMQFSPHSPDSGSMMRQF, from the coding sequence ATGCCTGATACAGGTTTTCCCCATTTTCAGTCAGATACTGATACTGTTATTCCCGTTTCTGTCGTCAGAGGGATACCTCCAGGACAATACCGTGCTGCTCTCCATCTTTTCTGGAACGATTTTTCCAGAAAATTGCGTTTCACTCTCGGAACTGAGAAGAAGACCCTGCGATTTCTTGAGTGTTGTATAGATCCAAAACAAACCGTATATGCGATTGATTCTGCCGGGCAGATTGCTGGTTTTGCTGCTATTAAAAGTAGCCATGGTTCGTTTATTAATCCGACACTTGCCACTTTTTTCAATGAATACGGTATGCCGGTAGGTTTTGTTCGCGCATTAATAATGAATCAGCTGGATTATAAGCCTGCCGTTAATGAATTAATGATAGAAAGTCTATGTGTAAATGAGTGTTATCGGGGGATGGGGATTGGGCAAACCCTTCTTTCGCATATTAAATACCTGGCTGTTCTGCAGGATAAAAACCTTATTCTTGATGTTATTGCAGAGAATAACGGTGCAAGAAGACTTTATGAACGTACCGGGTTTTATGAAATTGGGCGAAAAAAAAATTTTTTTTTCCCCCCTTTGTTTGGCTTTCGGGACGTAATAAGAATGCAGTTCAGTCCACACAGTCCTGATTCAGGATCCATGATGAGACAGTTCTGA
- a CDS encoding hypothetical protein (ID:LKCDNKCA_00129;~source:Prodigal:2.6), giving the protein MEPADIKKIKDLEDENRRLKQMFADLSLECRALKDIIEKSFKNSDKA; this is encoded by the coding sequence ATGGAACCCGCTGATATCAAAAAGATAAAAGACCTGGAAGACGAGAATCGTCGCCTGAAGCAGATGTTTGCCGACCTGAGCCTGGAATGCCGGGCGCTGAAAGACATTATCGAAAAAAGCTTTAAAAACAGCGATAAAGCGTGA
- the higB2 gene encoding Putative toxin HigB2 (ID:LKCDNKCA_00118;~source:Prodigal:2.6), giving the protein MWDVITTECFDGWFLAQSDALRESVYEAMGVLEKFGPTLGRPYVDTLNDSDFANMKELRIQHHGNPVRAFFAFDPSRRAIVLCAGDKTGLNEKRFYKNMIKLADSEYRKHLAKLEK; this is encoded by the coding sequence ATGTGGGACGTAATAACAACCGAGTGCTTTGATGGGTGGTTTCTCGCTCAAAGTGACGCTCTCAGGGAGTCTGTTTATGAGGCAATGGGCGTACTGGAGAAGTTCGGCCCGACGCTCGGCAGACCTTATGTTGACACGCTAAACGATTCTGATTTTGCCAATATGAAAGAGCTGCGCATCCAACATCATGGTAATCCTGTCAGAGCATTTTTTGCGTTTGACCCTTCCCGCCGCGCTATCGTTCTTTGTGCGGGCGATAAAACCGGATTAAACGAAAAGCGCTTTTATAAGAACATGATCAAACTGGCTGATTCTGAATACCGTAAACATCTTGCGAAACTGGAGAAATAA
- a CDS encoding hypothetical protein (ID:LKCDNKCA_00124;~source:Prodigal:2.6), with the protein MSTLMKQPQSGPKHYQRALPAVSGNCRGQLTGFYAANGLIISFPLSGPFGNRDCFCCQGDTHIRPGHSELSHHGS; encoded by the coding sequence ATGTCGACGCTGATGAAACAGCCGCAGTCTGGGCCAAAGCACTACCAGCGGGCACTCCCCGCTGTATCAGGAAATTGCCGGGGGCAACTCACGGGCTTTTACGCAGCGAATGGTTTGATTATCAGCTTTCCTCTCAGTGGCCCTTTTGGAAACAGGGATTGTTTCTGCTGTCAGGGAGATACGCATATTCGCCCGGGGCACTCAGAACTGTCTCATCATGGATCCTGA
- a CDS encoding hypothetical protein (ID:LKCDNKCA_00126;~source:Prodigal:2.6), which produces MKHGVWRSIFFKNKAVETLWRTAVIHLLRGSYDHIMPGMRPGLGHIRDERQWRRYLQAQYGRYWKVPFAKKTRGAWHSVKYLGRYLKRPPVSASRQRHYCGGAVVHHYLDHRTGMHKRQTLSQEEMIGRYISHVPARHFKMVRYSGFLANRKRGTLLPRLYEALQMQAREKPVKPGFAVLMKGFLGTDPYKCILCGDRLPFAGTHAGMHATELLSERLRGMEKKRWLRIPELDQCA; this is translated from the coding sequence GTGAAGCACGGCGTATGGCGCAGCATCTTCTTTAAAAATAAGGCCGTGGAGACCCTCTGGCGGACCGCCGTTATCCACCTTCTCCGCGGCAGCTACGATCACATCATGCCCGGAATGCGGCCGGGACTTGGCCACATCCGCGATGAGCGCCAGTGGCGCCGTTATCTTCAGGCCCAGTATGGCAGATACTGGAAGGTGCCTTTTGCGAAGAAGACCCGGGGAGCCTGGCACAGCGTTAAATATCTGGGCCGCTACCTGAAGCGACCGCCGGTGTCGGCTTCCCGCCAGCGACACTACTGTGGCGGGGCGGTGGTTCATCACTACCTCGATCACCGTACGGGAATGCATAAACGCCAGACGCTGAGCCAGGAAGAGATGATCGGACGCTATATCAGCCACGTTCCGGCGCGCCACTTTAAGATGGTGCGCTACTCCGGGTTTCTGGCCAACCGCAAAAGAGGAACGCTGCTGCCCCGTTTGTATGAAGCCCTGCAGATGCAGGCGCGGGAAAAACCGGTGAAGCCGGGATTTGCCGTGCTGATGAAGGGGTTCCTGGGCACGGATCCGTACAAATGTATCCTGTGTGGCGACCGACTGCCTTTTGCTGGCACTCATGCAGGTATGCATGCAACGGAATTGTTGTCAGAAAGGCTGCGTGGAATGGAGAAAAAGCGATGGTTGCGAATACCTGAACTGGATCAGTGCGCCTGA
- a CDS encoding hypothetical protein (ID:LKCDNKCA_00122;~source:Prodigal:2.6), whose protein sequence is MIFLKFQSLTHKIDAMVIHDLKQNMAVKYWSFRLAEVIARIGMIGFICVFLTYFGLGMIMQSSGQNLPENFTDGCAKAIIALIAISLIVTIVRGGLYVDLEKRILVKWQNIVE, encoded by the coding sequence ATGATTTTTTTGAAATTTCAATCACTGACACACAAAATTGATGCAATGGTTATCCATGATCTCAAACAAAATATGGCCGTGAAATACTGGTCATTTCGCCTTGCCGAAGTAATAGCCAGAATTGGTATGATTGGCTTTATTTGCGTTTTTCTTACCTATTTTGGATTAGGAATGATCATGCAGTCTTCGGGGCAGAATCTGCCTGAAAATTTTACTGATGGATGTGCGAAAGCAATCATTGCCCTAATAGCTATATCTCTTATAGTGACTATCGTCAGAGGGGGGCTTTACGTGGATCTGGAAAAAAGAATACTGGTTAAGTGGCAAAACATTGTTGAGTGA
- a CDS encoding hypothetical protein (ID:LKCDNKCA_00121;~source:Prodigal:2.6), producing MSNEKVTVTYLMMDGVNAVMRSLAEAGISPR from the coding sequence ATGAGCAATGAAAAAGTGACCGTTACCTATCTCATGATGGACGGCGTAAATGCTGTGATGCGCAGCCTTGCAGAAGCAGGTATTTCGCCACGCTAG
- a CDS encoding hypothetical protein (ID:LKCDNKCA_00130;~source:Prodigal:2.6) — MEHCATNVSEYIGFEIKKRRKALYISGAQLATHLGISQQQISRYERGINQPSVIMMMRIFSSLEMSESEIIKFFEPLIELYKIKQPPHPAARKVKRDPVTVLFSSLSSDNVKLRY, encoded by the coding sequence ATGGAACACTGTGCCACGAATGTCTCTGAATACATTGGTTTCGAAATAAAAAAGCGCAGAAAAGCATTGTATATTAGTGGTGCTCAGCTTGCGACTCATCTGGGCATTAGTCAGCAGCAGATCTCTCGTTATGAAAGAGGTATCAATCAACCCTCGGTGATCATGATGATGCGTATATTCTCTTCTCTGGAAATGTCGGAATCCGAAATTATAAAATTCTTTGAGCCCCTGATTGAGCTCTATAAAATAAAACAACCCCCTCACCCCGCGGCAAGAAAAGTAAAAAGAGATCCTGTTACTGTGCTTTTCTCTAGCTTGTCATCTGATAATGTGAAGCTTCGGTACTGA
- a CDS encoding hypothetical protein (ID:LKCDNKCA_00128;~source:Prodigal:2.6) — protein sequence MHDALTCGRRFRTFNVVDDFNREALTIEIDLNIPAQRVLRVLDRIAANRGYPLKMRMDNGPELISLALAQWAEEHCVMLEFIRQGKPTQNAFIERFNRTYRTEILDFNLFRTLNEAREITERWLNEYNRELPHESLNNLTPEEYRLMAEKPEISKSAWN from the coding sequence ATGCACGACGCACTGACATGTGGCCGACGTTTTCGGACTTTCAATGTCGTTGATGATTTTAACCGTGAAGCGCTGACGATAGAAATAGACCTGAATATCCCGGCGCAGCGGGTCCTGAGAGTGCTGGACAGGATAGCGGCAAACCGTGGATACCCGCTGAAGATGCGGATGGATAACGGGCCGGAACTGATATCACTGGCTCTGGCACAATGGGCTGAAGAGCATTGCGTGATGCTGGAATTTATCAGGCAGGGTAAGCCCACGCAAAACGCCTTTATTGAACGTTTTAACCGGACGTACCGGACCGAAATACTGGATTTTAATCTGTTCAGAACGCTGAACGAAGCACGGGAAATTACAGAGCGCTGGCTGAATGAATACAACAGAGAACTCCCCCATGAATCCCTGAATAACCTGACGCCGGAGGAATACCGGCTGATGGCTGAGAAACCGGAAATCTCAAAAAGTGCGTGGAACTAA
- a CDS encoding hypothetical protein (ID:LKCDNKCA_00127;~source:Prodigal:2.6): MLGYLQQHITFTMPHLLWPFFNNNWPLLNELFRCATRAMLKWARKQGMEVGIFCALHT; this comes from the coding sequence ATGTTGGGATACTTACAGCAGCACATCACTTTTACCATGCCACACCTGCTCTGGCCGTTCTTTAACAATAACTGGCCCCTGCTCAATGAACTGTTCCGCTGCGCCACCCGTGCCATGCTGAAGTGGGCGCGTAAACAGGGCATGGAGGTCGGCATATTCTGCGCTCTGCACACGTAA
- a CDS encoding hypothetical protein (ID:LKCDNKCA_00120;~source:Prodigal:2.6), producing MALSKQNSGTAAHKVMTFGENRDLEKVMATAPTAIQKRINFNMPEDKHQRLKAACARKGISISDVMNELADAWLNANE from the coding sequence ATGGCCTTAAGTAAACAAAACAGCGGAACAGCCGCACACAAGGTTATGACGTTCGGTGAAAACCGCGATCTAGAAAAAGTCATGGCAACAGCACCGACGGCCATTCAGAAGCGTATCAACTTCAATATGCCAGAAGATAAGCACCAACGCTTAAAGGCCGCTTGCGCCCGTAAAGGTATTTCGATTTCTGATGTGATGAACGAACTGGCTGATGCCTGGTTAAATGCTAATGAGTAA
- the higA1_2 gene encoding Antitoxin HigA1 (ID:LKCDNKCA_00117;~source:Prodigal:2.6) — MATYRELLAKESPEMQARVAERVEEASIQIALSALRDELNISQTELATMMGVKQPSVARMEQADNDPRLSTLKRYVKALGGELSLDVTLPTGKRVAFHL; from the coding sequence ATGGCTACTTACAGAGAACTTCTGGCTAAAGAAAGTCCCGAAATGCAAGCGCGTGTAGCGGAGCGGGTTGAAGAGGCCAGCATCCAGATCGCACTAAGCGCTTTGCGTGATGAACTGAATATTTCACAAACAGAGTTGGCAACAATGATGGGTGTAAAACAGCCATCTGTTGCCAGGATGGAACAGGCCGATAATGATCCGAGGCTATCAACTTTGAAACGCTATGTGAAAGCGCTGGGCGGAGAATTAAGCCTGGATGTGACGCTTCCTACCGGAAAACGTGTTGCTTTCCATTTGTAA
- a CDS encoding hypothetical protein (ID:LKCDNKCA_00116;~source:Prodigal:2.6) — MEQSIKRSAEHANTRSCGAAPLTPQACYVRTIHASELIRSLLRSSRPSGLAQAIMEVGRVNKKLYLLNYIDDEDYRRRILTQLNRGEGRHAVARAICYGQRGEIRKRYREGQEDQLGALGLVTNAVVLWNTIYMQEALSHLRKSGEIPEDEHLARLSPLMHGHINMLGHYTFSLPEDILKGELRPLNFNIHNELVS, encoded by the coding sequence ATGGAGCAGAGTATAAAGCGGAGCGCCGAACATGCAAACACCCGAAGCTGCGGAGCAGCGCCGCTCACGCCGCAGGCGTGCTACGTTCGGACCATCCATGCATCGGAGCTGATTCGCTCACTGTTGAGAAGCAGCCGACCATCTGGTCTGGCTCAAGCAATTATGGAAGTGGGTCGGGTCAACAAGAAGTTGTATCTTCTCAACTATATCGATGATGAGGATTACCGGCGTCGGATACTCACTCAGCTCAACCGGGGAGAAGGACGCCATGCCGTGGCTCGGGCCATTTGCTACGGACAACGTGGTGAGATCAGAAAACGCTATCGTGAAGGTCAGGAAGATCAACTAGGTGCCCTGGGCCTGGTAACCAATGCGGTTGTGCTGTGGAACACCATTTACATGCAGGAGGCATTGTCACATCTTCGCAAATCGGGGGAAATACCTGAAGATGAACACCTAGCAAGATTATCGCCGCTGATGCATGGCCATATAAATATGTTGGGACATTATACGTTTTCGTTACCGGAAGATATTTTGAAGGGTGAGCTAAGACCACTAAATTTTAATATACACAATGAATTAGTGTCTTAG